In Gossypium arboreum isolate Shixiya-1 chromosome 3, ASM2569848v2, whole genome shotgun sequence, the sequence TTTCGTATGTACTTAAGATTGTCTCTAATTTTTTATGCAGATTCAGAAATTAtcttttttaaaatgattttcaatTTTCTTGGTAAACTCCAGTGTTCTTTTTATAATTACACTATTAcaacaataaaaattttcaaaccacAATTAAATTCAGAACCGaaataacaaaattcaaattttttggataaatttttagtgttGGAATGAAAATACTGAAATGTTGAAGattagtacatatatttcatgatatgggtaagttttagttttttattatcaaaatatcaatAAAATTCTGACAAAAATTGTAACCAAACCATACTTTTATATTACAAAATATAACACACAAGCACATGGTTCATACATTCAACCTGGTACATAATTAAACAACAAATACTAAGAAAATAAAGCTCCCTCTCCTTGACAGCATATTGATCCAAACGTGTATACATATTCGAATTGAAACAAAGAAGTAAGGTAGCTGTCAATTTATTCTTAATTAGATTAGTACTGCTTCAGGTAGTAGTAGTGAGCAGTACGGACATCGGATGTTCTTAATCGATCCTTTAGTTTGGTTGGGTGAGGTGAGCGTCAATGTCCTTGGAGGCATCCACCAAGAATTGCAACAGAGTCTCGGGATGTGCAATCCCGTGGTGCAGTTTCTCGTATTCCACAGTCCAGTGCACTATGCTGCCACTACCCTTGTTCTTAGGCGAAGCTTGAAGCGTGGCTACAAAGCTCTTATACTCTTTCAGTTGATCTCCTTCTATCTCTCTGAAAGTGATCAAGTTCTTACTAGGATCTATCGCTTCAACTAGCTGCTTTGAAACTTTAGCCTTTCCATCTGAACAAACAATATTGTTTTGATATACGATATTGATATTAAAATTAACAGATAAAAAGGTAAAGAAATCAAGCAAAAAGCTTGAGAAGATTTTTGGGTTTGCCATGTTCAAATATCATACCATGCACATAACGCCAACTGATAATGGTACCAACTTTTCCCCATTCACCTTCAAGTAAATCGCATCCTTGAATCTTGTCATAGCAAGTATGGTGCACATGGTGCGGTTTGTGGGCGAACATTTCATGGAACTGTCCAGGAGAAGACTTAATCTCTACATCTGCCTCAATCTTACCCGTCAGAGCTGAAGACGCCATTGTTTCACTAACGATGTTTGATGTGGGAGTGATTTGTTTGATGTTTAGGCTAGACATTATTTATAGACTGGTGTCAATATCTAAGGCAATAATCCTCTCCAAATGATACTACTCAATTTCCTTTTCCTTAACTAATTGTCATTCACCACATATTTAATTTTGCACAATTAGTTTCCTTATTGAATCTTCTTTGAACTAGAAAcataaaagttttattttatttaaaattcattcacaaatatttaaaataataaatgttGGATTcatttatttgattctttttatacTTTTCATATCCGTTTTATGATTTATGTTCAGTATTTATAACTATTCCTTTCAATTATGTTGTTTTCAATATTCAAATCTACATTTTTTAGgagtataatatgttttaccaCTGTatctaatatttaatttaatgagtataaaaattaatattttaataaataaaaattattttatgtaaataaatAAGTCTGAACATGGTAACAACATTATATTATACCAACATTATACTAGaaacataatattaataataaaatgacaatatggcaaaattctaaaaattaaagaGAACACAGCATTATACATTGCATTATCAAAATATGTTAAactcaaattttataaaatataaatttgtgaTTCCTAATTGTAGCATTTGGGAATATACCTAACaagatataaatatataaatatatgaattattaaatattattgtaTTTTTAATGATATGAGTTCTGTATCTATGTAAAATCaaatcaatttatttatattattaataaatattatatttaatattaaattattcatTTACTAGTTTCTATTTAGATGAATTTTAATTCTCCACTCAActatattgaaaataaatatatatttaaagttgtgAAATCAAACGCTGGTTGTGACAACAGCTAAAAAAAAAACCTCTAATTGTTGAGGTACATTTGGACGCATGATCCAATTAGGACAAataggctatatatatatatatatgcaaaaaaaaatttattggtCAAAtagttaatgtttttgaaaatttaggAAAATATGTTGTTTTTGGAGCGTGTGAAAGTATGTCTAGCTGGGCGCGCTTTTTGCACAGTTGGTAAGAAAGCGTGCTCAGCTGAATGCGTAATTTTATCTTTGTGTCTCACGTTCAATTTCTCTCCCAAtcacatttatattttttattttatgttgttttaagttttttttaaattttaattaatatttttaatatattatctttcttaattaaatggttaaataataataattatatccTTGAGACTCAGGTTCAATTCCCTTTTCTAAATGATTTGTAATTTTATTTCGTCTTTGTTTCaagattttttaattaataaatatattgtttttatttttattttaattaattttttaattaataactcttttattcataaaataaaataattattacaaatatgattattttagtaaatataatttttatgtgtaatatttatttttcaatccatATTATGAGTGTagtaaattttagtattatatatttttgtatgtgtatttaaaatatttcacttataaaaatatttgaaatatcaaaCCCATAATGAAGATGAAAATAATGATactttaa encodes:
- the LOC108461397 gene encoding MLP-like protein 43 gives rise to the protein MSSLNIKQITPTSNIVSETMASSALTGKIEADVEIKSSPGQFHEMFAHKPHHVHHTCYDKIQGCDLLEGEWGKVGTIISWRYVHDGKAKVSKQLVEAIDPSKNLITFREIEGDQLKEYKSFVATLQASPKNKGSGSIVHWTVEYEKLHHGIAHPETLLQFLVDASKDIDAHLTQPN